The genomic segment TTTGTGCCCCAGACActtcacagcagccccagggatgctggaagGAGGGTGTGCATGTCCCCAGCCTTGTGGTGAGACAGCTGAGATGGGAAAGTTGCTTGTCCGTCTGGGGAACACCTcaaggagggaagagaggagaaaacaggaatttCCTTAGAACTACCGTGGCAGGCAGGAACacagagggaaactgaggcatgggaGAGTGGACTGGTGGGATGGGTTGGGACAGGGCAGTTGAAATGTGTGGGTGCAGAGCTGTTCCCCAACCCTCTTCTCTAGAGCTGCTGGTGAGGGGGGCATTAGGTGGCTGGCAAGTGTAGGGTtaaccctgcccagcccttcccaggtgctgcccagcctggcccaggtgGTGCCAGGACTACAAAAGGGCTGGgggaagctgcaggaagggctgatGGGGCAGAAGGGAGaggctgctggctccaggcttgaaaggtggtggcagcagggctgtgctgccccaccAGGgcctgttccctgccctgggagctgttgtgctgcacagcactgggagtTTTCCTGTGGCATGACTGTGCCAGCCTGGTGGCTTTCACCCACTCACCACCATCCTGCTGGAGAGGGGAACTGGACCAGCTGGACCTGTTGTGCTTGTGAGATGTGGCTTTGGGATTATCCTTAGTGGGTGCAGGTGGGatgtttaatttttgctttcaattTCCTTCAGAGTGTGAAAATCAGGCTGAGAGTCTCTCCACTTAGTCCGTCCTCTTAGGGAAGAACTTCATGCTGAAGTTTCCATATTCCTATCTCTGAGAGGTCATGATGTTCTTTGAGCTTTAATTATCTCTATATGCAGCATAAActttctgatggaaaaaaaatgaaagtatgCACctgcccccttttttttttccttttttagtgGAATTTCTTTTGGATGCAAAACAAGAGTGGAAGAAGTACAGCCCTGAAGTTTATTGGTACCTGGAAATTGAGGCTCAGAGTGAAATCCTGtcacaggacacagagcagagtgTGGTATTCTTGCACAGGGAAGGTGTACCCCAgcccttttttcttccagcGGAGCAGCAGAAGTTCCAACAACCAGTGTAAGATgctcccaccctccccagctgccagctgtgcaCTGCAGAGAACAAAGCAATAAGGAAAATTGTGGTGTCATTAATGTGATGATTAAATTGGCATCTGGAGGTGTCAGCATGAAGAACAAAGCTCTCACATCCTCATCCCTGCCACCCCCATgtcctgcccctcagccctgtcccATGCCAGACCTGGGAGATGCTTGTTCACAAATAAATTCATGTGGAAGTGCTGCAGGTCCTGTGATGAGTTTCCCCCCCTATCATGCATCTCTATTTGCTGCCATGCTTGTCCTTCATTGGGATGCTGTTGTGGCTGATTGGGGTTTCTTTATGACTGGAGGTTTTGATCTTGGCTTGCAGAGTGAGTCACTGCATGGCAAATgggatcccatcccagggaTGTCATTTCCTCACCCGGTGTTCTTTGCAAATGAGGTTTTGCAGGGCTTGAGcagctgtttttccttccagctgaaaGCCTCTTCCCAGGCACATTTACAGACATGAACTGGGTGCTGAGAGCTGTGCATAGGCAGGGAATTAATATCTCCCCTGGCCCAGTGGGAGATGTAACAAGTCCTGGCAATCAATCCTGGGAGGCCTGGGGGCCACCATAAATCACCCTGTGAGTGCCAAGTGGCTCTGAACcaaggggaggggagagaggccatccctgtgctgtgccgTGTCGTTACATAGGTTTGGTAACTCAAAAAGGAGGAGACTTGGAAAGTAGTAAATAAAGCCATGAAGTGACTTCTTGGCGCCTGGTAAAACGCCCTAGACTGAAGCtccatttaaatgtattttggaGATGGACTTGCTGTAGATGAGGTGGTCCCAAGCTCATTATGTGTTGGCCAGGATGTTTTCAGCTGGCAAAATGCTCCTTTGGGTGTCCCTggcttggctgtgctgctgagggaaggCAGGGCAGCTTTGGCCAGGTGCTGAGAGTGCCACAGCTCTGACATGGAGCAGATCTCAGCCAGGGTGAGGCATTTCCATCACAGCTTGCTTGCTGCttctggggctggcacagcactctgtgcagccctgggacCTGCCTTGGGCCACCTCTCATCCTCCCCAGGCTTGGCTTTTTCAGATTAAGGAAAATGTGGTGGTAGCTCTGCCTCTAGTCTGGGACCAAGGCCCACAAGACACCCCTCCTTGCAGCTGCATCTGTCACCCCCAGGCACAAAATGCCACCTCCATCACTGGTTGCAATCCCAGTCTTGGCTCTGCCACCTCAGATGACCCTGCATGGTGCCATGGAGCAGCATCAAACAGGAGCCACGAGGTGGGGAGACAGGAAAACAATGTGCTATTAGCAGAGCCCTGGCCAGCAGACACATCCACAGCTTGGGGTGAAGTAATCTGACCCTTTTTTGATCTTGGGTGATTCATTCTGACCTCAGTAAAAAAACATGgtccccagcctggtgctgaatggagggcccagagctggagccgTGCAgatcctgcagccagccctcaTGCAATTCCATCACTGCCCGGGGGCACGGCcaaggcagcagccctggctaACTCAGCCTAATGGCCAAAGCCCAGTGCTCCTGCCAGGTGAAAAAGCACTTCAAGTCTGTGCCAGCCCTGATTAGCAAAACTATGGTTGCCATGGAGCCTGAATACCTGCTAGTAGAGTGCCtgcctcccctgtcccctctgcagacCCAGGGGACACAAGCTGTGGAGCAGAGGCCAGTTTTGCTGTTCCTCAGAAAGCTCATTGCTTTCATCCCAGTGAATGTTGAAATGgtctatattttcttttttccttccttctttcagtGTCGTTTGGGGTAGAGGAGAAATGTCCCTCCCCAGCTACTCgtcagaggagctgtggggctCTGGGTGCAGACCTTGCAGGGAGAAATgccaggctgtgagcagggccccagcccagggctgctgtcccaggggagAAAAGGCTCCCTGCTGTTCCCTTACCAGATGCCTGCACTCTGGAAAAGGTGCCGGCCAGTTTATGACCAGCTCAGAAAAAGGATTTGGAAATCTAGAAACAGCTGCTACTATTTTGAGAGGTTAAGATGTCACCTGCTTAGGCTGTGtgagaggggaggagaaggtAAAAATGCTGAGGTGAGATGTTTGGGACTGGGCACAGCTGTTACACAGTGAAAAAGGCCTCTGGAGAGTTAGTGAGTGGAGATGCACAGGAGAGTGATGGCTAAAGAATTATTACAGGAGGGTGTCCCACACAGACAAGGATGGGTgggtgggctctgctgggtaaaacacagcagggctgctttgAAAAGGCCACCCCATTGACCTATCTGTGCAAAATTATCCAGATCTGGGCCTGTTTgaagctctgtgtgtctgtgtgcccCTTCCTGGCCTTGAGGTCTGAAAAAAGCATCCTCCTGCTCTCTGAAATTCATCCTCTAGGCTTGTCGTCTCTAAAGAGGGGCAGCTTTGAGtaggcagctcccagcagagagagaagccCCTTTTACATCCTCATGGCCAAGAGATTTGCTTCCTCTCCAAGGACAGGGGGCTCATTCTTGCCCAAAAGCTTCATGACCCTGATCTGTCTGTGCTGGCTATCCCTGCCCTGGAAAATTTGCTGCAGCAATTCCCTGAGAAGGGGCTGCTCATCTGCTTCcttctgtggctgcagaatGCAACCCAGGGGCTCTTGCCTGCTGCAGGATAGCACAGAGGGGACAAGGCACtgtctgtgcctcagtttccctcttgGATGCAATGTTACTCTGTGGCTTGGTGGCTTTTTGTGTTCAGAAGCAGAGGGTGTTAATTAAATCTGCAAAGTGCAGGAAGAAATGGGGATGGAGCACACGCAGCTCcacaaggctgtgctgggctgggctgccctgcaaTCACTGTGTGATGCCCTCTGGAAAGGAGCCACGAGTGGGTGCAGTGGGTTATTAGGGCTGTGCCTCTCGAGCTCTGAAACTGAggtttgctttctcttttggCTTCTTAattctcctggcacagctgcagagctgggccttGCTCAGCTTCTGTGTGGCAGCTTTAACCCACTGgtggggagaggcagctgccagcagggacaggctctgcACTGGGCTTACAGAGGGAGTCTCATGGTGCCCTTGCTTGTCTTCTTCCAGCCTAACCCAGAGGTGCTCTGGCCGTGGAgagggctgggctgtgacagACCAAGAGGAGGAGGgactgtgctgggagctggctgtgtgTGATTGTGCTGGGACCTGGCTGTGTGTGACTGTGCTCAGCACCTGGgactgtgctgggagctggctgtgtgtcactgtgctTATCAGGGCAGtcagaaaacagagaaggaatGGAAGGGAGCAGAATGCTTCTTTCCATGTTATAATCCCTGAAGTGGGCTCATGCTGAGGCTCCTTGTGCCTCTGCACTGGCACAGTTCTGTTCCCTGCCTCGGGCATCCCCCCAGGAAAACAGCCTGTGCACAGTCTGGAGGCAGGGGAAGAAATCCCTGCCTCATCACTTACTGTTTGTAGCTCTGCCACCCAGGGGGTGTGACCTGACGTGTGCCACTtccctggcactgtcacccATCCTGGCATCTGCagaaacagccctgctgagcccttgCCAGCatcatcctgctgctgtccctgtgtcctgtcccagctgtcacCAGCACTATGCCATAACCCTGTTTTACTGTGTCTCCATCCCCAGAGGGGATGAAGTTTCATTTCCTCACTTCCATAGAAGCAGGCAGCaactcttctccttctccctcccagtTTCAGACACTGTTTCCAGTTTGTTGATTTCTTCCCTTGAGTAATGTCTTGTTTACACTCATTTACCCTCCAGGCTTTGGCTTCAGCAGTTCCTCCCCTCTGGGGGAAAAGATGGTTTCCTGAGGAACGGCTCAGGGCAGCCACAGACCCTCTGTGCCCTTGGAGTGTttgccctgccagctcccttcTGCTTGATGCTTTttttgctgcagagagcagaggtaGGCCCAGGTCAAGACTACCAAGACAGCCCAGGGCTTTGCTGGCCTTGTCCTGTGATCCCTCACCTGCTCTGAAATTTCTTTGAGCAAAGTCAAGGAGGAGGGAGTGGTGCTGCTCCatctgctgtgtgctctggcatCCGGAGGAGCACTGGACCGTGCAGGAcccaggggctgtgtcctgGTGCTGGAGGCCCCCAGATCCAGGTAGCACCTCACATCCTGGCCAcaagcaccaggctgggcaATGCAGccggctgtgctgggctcagcccgtgtggggctggcagcagggctctcctggcaggTCTCTCCAGGTTCCTTCTCCAGATCCCTGGgggagagccctgctggggctcttTCAGCTCAGCCTCTGTGCAGGTGGGatgtgcagggacaggcagaagGAGGTGAATCCCGAGATGCCCCCCTGTGGGGCACCGGGTCCACCTGCGCCCTGCCACCCTCGGAGGGGTTGAAGGGGCCGGCtcgtgtccctgtgcccaggggcgCCTCCCGGTCCCGcggggtggcagtgccaccagcgGAGCGATGCGCTGCCGACCCCgcatcccctccccagctgcggggctggggctgcagagccggAGCCGCGGAGCCCCCACCCCGCAGGCGGAGCGGGAGCCCGGGGGCTTCTCCGGCTCGGGCGGGTCTCGGACCGGGCCAGCGCGTCCAGCACGTCCCGAGGAGGAGAGGAGCCGCGGGCGGAGCCGGGACACGCAGCCTTGACACGCGTCCGTGGGGCTCAGGAACCGTGAGTGGGTCCATGTGTGTGCGGCGTGTCCATGTGTGTGCGACATGTGGGTCTGGAGCTCCCCGGCACGGGGGTGGCCGCAcagagggcaggagggaccGGACAGACACCGGGCACGGGGAGGGCAGGCGGGAGCGGACAGACACCGGGACGGACAGACACCGGACACGGGGAGGGCGCTGAGCGGAGCACGGGGCGATGCTGCGAGCGCAGTAACTTTCTCGCACCCAAGTGTGACGGGAGCCGGCTGGAGGCACCTGCTCCACGGGGGAGTGATTCGGGTGACCCAGGGATGGCACATCTGGAAGTGAGAGACCTCGGGAAGCCGCTGGGTCCATCCGCATGTCCCCGAGGTGAGCCCGGACAAGCGGGCGCTGCGCAGGCTCCCGTGCCGGACGGTGCCGGGGCTGATCGATGCTTTACTCACCACCGAGGCCACGCCGATGACAAACGCCGGCGTTGTGACGGCTGCCGGAGGGGCAGGAGACGTCTGTGCCGCCCTCCCCTGGGACTCTCAGAGTCGATGGAGTTTATTACCTTAACGTTATTTCCTCTCTCTGAAGGGCAGCTTTTTGGCAGTGCTGCTTTGCAGATAAGgacccagcccctggcaggggcagggtcTCGGCACCGCGATTTGTTTGGCCAGCGGTGGGAAGGGAAGCCACCggcacagcccccaggctcTCAGCTGACAGCGGACAAGAGGGAGAAGGTGGATAAGGGCAGACGGCTTCTCCGAGCTGAGCTCCGAGGGGAAAGCAGCGGCAGGATTTCATTTGCCTGCCTCTTAAGGCAGTGAAGTCTCCATCCCCTCCCAcgttccctccccagccctgacccTGTCCGGCGCAGGGGTGGTGGGACCTCAGCGTTCATCTGGAGTTCCCCAACGAGCCGTAAGTCCTTATCATGTTGGAAAATCAATTTTCCCTCTGGCTGTTTTATTGgtggccctgccagcccttctACATATCCGGCAGAATTGCTgccaggagggatttttggggctataTCCCGCTCTGcttacagagcaggaaaagaggaCAACCCTGCTGATATTCCCCTGATGGGGCAAAGGGGCTGAGGTGGActggggagctgccagggctggttttggatGGGATATGGGGCAGGAAGCACTTGGGAAGCCTGAGGGAGTTTAGGTGGAAGTTTTGTGTGATTTTGCAGAGGAAAGGCGGTGTCTGGGGCAGGATGGGTGCAGGAGTGCAGAGCCCTGGTGATCAACAGAATCCCAGCACCCTGACACCAGTGGGGAGAGGGACAGTGGGAGCATGGGGAGCAGAGAAGTTGGGAAAGCATCCCGCAAACCTCTCCATCTCTCCACAGCCATGAATCCCTGTGTCAACTGCTCCAGTTCCGagttccccctgccccagcaagACTTCCCTGTGGAGCTCATCAGCCCTGATCTCAGCAACAGGACTCACCCCGAGACCTTTTTGGACCCTAAGGATGCCAACCtgacagaggagcagctgcGGGATAAGTACCTGGGACCTCGACGGTCCAACTTCTTTGTCCCAGTCTGTGTCATTTACCTGCTGATCTTCTTGGTGGGGGCTGTGGGCAACACACTCACCTGCATCGTCATCCTCCGGCACCGGTTCATGAGGACGCCCACCAACTATTACCTgttcagcctggctgtgtctgacctgctggtgctgctgctggggatgccTCTGGAGCTCTACGACATGTGGAGCAACTACCCCTTCCTGCTGGGGGCCAGTGGCTGCTATTTCAAGACGCTGCTCTTCGAGGCCGTCTGCTTCACCTCCATCCTCAACGTCACGGCCCTGAGCGTGGAGCGCTACATCGCTGTGGTGCACCCACTCAAAGCCAAGTACGTGGTGACCAGGAACCATGCCAGGAGGGTCATTGTCACCATCTGGGTCTTGTCAGTCATCTGCTCCATCCCCAACACCAGCCTCCATGGGTTGCAGCCTCTCTACGTGCCAGGACGGGGGCGGGTGCCTGATTCAGAGATCTGCACCCTGGTGAAACCACGCTTGACTTACAATCTCATCATCCAGGTCACCACcatcctcttcttcttcctgccCATGGGGACCATCAGTGTCCTCTACCTTCTTATTGGGCTGCAgctcaagaaagaaaagatgctGGAAGCCTTGGGAGCCAagaccagcagcagctgcaactGCCACAGCCGCCAGGGGCAGA from the Camarhynchus parvulus chromosome 9, STF_HiC, whole genome shotgun sequence genome contains:
- the NMUR1 gene encoding neuromedin-U receptor 1, with translation MNPCVNCSSSEFPLPQQDFPVELISPDLSNRTHPETFLDPKDANLTEEQLRDKYLGPRRSNFFVPVCVIYLLIFLVGAVGNTLTCIVILRHRFMRTPTNYYLFSLAVSDLLVLLLGMPLELYDMWSNYPFLLGASGCYFKTLLFEAVCFTSILNVTALSVERYIAVVHPLKAKYVVTRNHARRVIVTIWVLSVICSIPNTSLHGLQPLYVPGRGRVPDSEICTLVKPRLTYNLIIQVTTILFFFLPMGTISVLYLLIGLQLKKEKMLEALGAKTSSSCNCHSRQGQKKVKRRQVTKMLFVLVVVFGICWAPFHTDRLVWSFVSTWTSNMHHMFQYVHIISGIFFYLSLAANPILYNLMSSHFREMFREALCRPARRPPWGHSPIVTRTASRSTECEPAPLPLAHAEEYELQDMGRGQATSHTLSLC